A section of the Piliocolobus tephrosceles isolate RC106 chromosome 14, ASM277652v3, whole genome shotgun sequence genome encodes:
- the LOC111543389 gene encoding cytochrome P450 1A1-like translates to MILNLAVTPGEVATSLILVMVFVFVRALRSKGRKQLPPPGPWSFPIIGNLFQLGDHPYLTLMEMRKKYGDVFLLKLSMVPVLVVNGMEMVKQVLLKDGEHFAGRPNMYTFAFLAEGKSLSFSVNYGESWKLHKKIASKALRTLSNAEAKSSTCSCLLEEHVTEEVSELVTVFVELSSKNGGFDPRNAITCAVANVVCALCFGKRYDHSDEEFLKIVKTNDDLLKASSGANPADFIPCLCYLPLQIINSPRKFYQALNGFIALHVQDHLATYDKDHIRDITDALINVCHNKYATTKTDTLNDSEIISTVNDLFGAGFETVSTCLYWSFLYLIHYPEIQAKIQEEIDGNIGLKPPRFEDRKILPYTEAFINEVFRHASFLPFTIPHCTTADTTLNGYFIPRKTCTFINMYQVNHDETIWDNPSLFRPDRFLNENRELNKSLVEKVLIFGMGIRKCLGEDVARNEIFIFITTVLQQLKLKKCPRAKLDLTPAYGLVMRPKPYQLQAELRSSGSSSA, encoded by the exons ATGATTCTCAACCTGGCAGTCACTCCTGGAGAGGTGGCCACTTCTCTCATTTTGgtgatggtttttgtttttgtgagagcTCTCAGGAGCAAGGGCAGAAAGCAGCTGCCTCCTCCTGGCCCTTGGTCCTTTCCCATCATAGGGAATCTTTTCCAGCTTGGAGATCATCCTTACCTTACGTTaatggagatgaggaagaaatATGGAGATGTCTTTCTCCTCAAACTTAGCATGGTGCCTGTCTTGGTGGTAAATGGAATGGAAATGGTGAAACAAGTACTACTTAAGGATGGGGAGCATTTTGCAGGCAGACCTAACATGTACACATTCGCTTTCCTGGCAGAAGGAAAGAGTCTTTCATTTTCAGTGAATTACGGAGAGAGTTGGAAACTTCATAAAAAAATTGCCTCTAAGGCCTTACGAACTCTTTCTAACGCAGAAGCAAAATCCTCCACTTGCTCTTGTTTACTTGAGGAGCATGTCACTGAGGAAGTTTCTGAACTGGTGACAGTCTTTGTAGAGTTGTCTTCCAAGAATGGCGGCTTTGACCCCAGAAATGCGATCACCTGTGCGGTGGCCAATGTTGTCTGTGCCCTTTGCTTTGGCAAGAGATATGATCACAGTGATGAGGAATTTCTTAAGATAGTTAAAACGAATGACGACTTACTCAAGGCCTCCAGTGGTGCTAACCCTGCCGATTTCATACCATGTCTCTGCTACCTTCCACTGCAGATTATAAACTCTCCTCGGAAGTTTTATCAGGCCCTGAATGGGTTTATTGCACTACACGTACAAGATCATCTTGCTACATATGATAAG GATCATATCCGAGACATTACTGATGCTCTGATTAATGTATGCCACAACAAATATGCTACTACCAAAACAGACACCTTGAATGACAGTGAAATCATAAGCACTGTGAATGACCTCTTTGGAGCTG GGTTTGAAACAGTATCAACATGTCTATATTGGAGCTTTCTTTATTTGATACATTATCCAGAAATTCAAGCCAAAATTCAAGAAGAAATTG atggaAACATTGGGCTGAAACCACCCAGATTTGAAGACAGGAAAATTTTGCCATACACAGAAGCTTTCATAAATGAAGTATTCAGACATGCCTCTTTTCTTCCATTTACTATTCCACATTG TACTACAGCGGACACCACTCTGAATGGCTATTTCATTCCCAGGAAAACATGCACGTTTATTAACATGTATCAAGTAAACCACGATGA AACTATTTGGGATAATCCTAGCTTATTTAGACCTGACAGATttctaaatgaaaacagagaactGAATAAAAGCCTCGTCGAGAAAGTTTTGATATTTGGAATGGGCATCCGGAAGTGTCTGGGAGAAGATGTTGCACGCAATGAGATATTCATCTTCATCACTACTGTTCTGCAGCAGCTCAAGCTGAAAAAATGCCCCAGAGCCAAACTAGACCTGACTCCTGCATACGGGTTAGTCATGAGGCCAAAACCATACCAACTTCAAGCAGAACTCCGCTCCTCAGGGAGTTCATCTGCTTAG